One window from the genome of Parcubacteria group bacterium ADurb.Bin159 encodes:
- the scpB gene encoding Segregation and condensation protein B, whose protein sequence is MSEKNNLKSKIESILFVANGPLKVSKIAQSLKVPKDKVWEEINNLVKEYEERGAGICLVFSGDTVEMSSIASNFEEVKKFIAKLVAEELTPAALEALSIIAYRGPVSEEIISTIRGINSQVIISHLLSRDFIIGEGEPKEYRVSTKLLRQLGIEKVEDLPDYEKYHNLEIAQNEEEL, encoded by the coding sequence ATGTCCGAAAAGAATAATTTAAAAAGTAAAATAGAAAGCATTTTATTTGTAGCTAATGGACCATTGAAAGTAAGCAAAATCGCCCAAAGTTTGAAGGTTCCCAAAGATAAGGTTTGGGAGGAAATTAATAATTTGGTTAAAGAATATGAGGAAAGGGGAGCGGGTATTTGTTTGGTTTTTAGCGGTGATACAGTAGAGATGAGTTCAATAGCTTCTAATTTTGAAGAAGTGAAAAAATTTATTGCCAAACTTGTAGCGGAAGAATTGACTCCCGCCGCTTTAGAAGCGCTTTCGATTATTGCTTATCGCGGTCCAGTTAGTGAAGAAATTATCTCTACAATAAGAGGGATTAATTCGCAAGTTATTATTTCCCATCTTTTGTCTCGCGATTTTATCATAGGTGAGGGGGAACCAAAAGAATATAGAGTAAGCACAAAATTATTGCGTCAATTGGGAATAGAAAAAGTAGAAGATTTGCCTGATTATGAAAAATATCATAATTTAGAAATAGCACAAAATGAAGAAGAATTATAA
- the scpA gene encoding Segregation and condensation protein A, with translation MYLVKTDKFEGPLSVLLDLIEKEKLDISQISLAKVTDEFLLYIKNSMVQASEMIDFLEIAAQLIWLKSKFLLPELIGEEEEGGESLVLKLKIYQAYKEASKNISKLNNQPYFSISRTALSQNIYQKLDFSLELSPLKLQKEFKRIISVLEITSKKRSFHLRLRAISLKKKIEEVLSFLNKNKEFILNQIFVQKSKEEVIVLVLAVLELNKRRVLTIEQKELFSSIYVRKE, from the coding sequence ATGTATTTAGTAAAAACCGATAAATTTGAAGGGCCGTTATCCGTGCTTTTAGATTTGATTGAAAAAGAAAAATTAGACATCAGCCAAATTTCTTTAGCCAAAGTGACTGATGAATTTCTTCTTTATATAAAAAATTCAATGGTTCAAGCTTCAGAAATGATTGATTTTTTGGAAATAGCCGCTCAACTTATTTGGTTAAAATCAAAATTTTTGCTCCCTGAGCTTATAGGCGAGGAAGAAGAAGGGGGAGAATCTTTGGTTTTAAAATTAAAAATTTACCAAGCGTATAAAGAGGCAAGTAAAAATATTAGCAAATTAAACAATCAGCCATATTTTTCTATTTCTCGGACTGCTTTGTCTCAAAATATCTATCAAAAATTAGATTTTTCTTTAGAACTATCCCCCCTAAAGCTTCAAAAAGAATTCAAACGGATAATTTCGGTCTTAGAAATTACTTCCAAAAAAAGAAGTTTCCATTTGCGCCTTAGAGCCATATCTTTGAAAAAAAAGATAGAAGAGGTTTTATCTTTTTTAAATAAAAATAAAGAATTTATTTTAAATCAAATTTTTGTTCAGAAATCAAAAGAAGAAGTCATCGTGCTTGTTTTAGCTGTTTTAGAGCTGAACAAGAGGCGAGTTTTGACCATTGAACAAAAAGAATTATTTTCTTCTATTTATGTCCGAAAAGAATAA
- the alaS gene encoding Alanine--tRNA ligase — MATITSQELRKKFLDFFRKKNHQIVSSSSLIPADSTVLFTSAGMQQFIPYFTGEVVPLFKRAASIQKCFRTSDIEEVGDEFHHTFFEMLGNWSFGDYFKKEAIDFALEFLIKELGIKKEQLYITIFKGEKEIKKDEETAVFWQEQGIPSSHIFWFSKKENFWGPVGQTGPCGPCSEIHFDRGGKWQKYPCTIKGCGPNCKCGRFVEIWNLVFIEYNKLASGKLEKLKKSSIDTGIGLERLTCVLNELPSNYETDLFADIVDNINSLAKNQNDIKAVRIIADHLRAAVFLIKDGVLPGKEERAYVLRRLIRRAIRYGNLIEIDKGALIILAKFIIQKYQDIYPEIGIDNEMILTVLENEEEKFSRSLKQGLKKFKEIVSLVKEKGESSLKSKDVFHLYDTYGFPFELTQEMAKEENLFVSREDYEKEFSLHQVISRAGAEKKFGGVGHWGEEVASLHTATHLLQAALRIVLGNDVHQAGSDITPERLRFDFNFNRKLTPQEIKKIENIVREKIKENLPVNYEEMPYEEAIKTGALAFFKERYPKIVKVYTIGKGKNIFSKEICAGPHVKNTGEIGDFHIIKQESIGANLLRLKGTVPFSRPSQTRINKG, encoded by the coding sequence ATGGCCACAATCACCTCTCAAGAATTAAGAAAAAAATTTCTTGATTTTTTTAGAAAAAAAAACCATCAAATTGTTTCCAGCTCTTCTTTAATCCCCGCTGATTCTACTGTTCTTTTTACTTCTGCGGGAATGCAACAATTTATTCCTTATTTTACCGGAGAAGTTGTTCCTCTTTTTAAAAGAGCAGCTAGTATTCAAAAATGTTTTAGAACTTCAGACATTGAGGAGGTGGGAGATGAATTTCATCATACATTTTTTGAAATGTTGGGGAACTGGTCTTTTGGCGATTATTTTAAAAAAGAAGCCATTGATTTTGCTTTAGAATTTTTAATTAAAGAATTGGGGATCAAAAAAGAACAGCTTTATATAACCATTTTCAAGGGAGAAAAAGAAATTAAAAAAGATGAGGAAACAGCTGTTTTTTGGCAAGAACAAGGTATACCCTCTTCTCATATTTTTTGGTTTTCAAAAAAAGAAAATTTTTGGGGACCAGTTGGTCAAACGGGTCCTTGCGGGCCTTGCAGCGAAATTCATTTTGATCGAGGCGGAAAATGGCAGAAATATCCTTGTACTATTAAAGGATGTGGGCCTAATTGTAAATGTGGCAGATTTGTGGAAATTTGGAATTTAGTTTTTATTGAATACAATAAACTCGCTTCAGGAAAATTAGAGAAATTAAAAAAATCCAGCATTGATACAGGTATAGGGCTGGAAAGATTAACTTGCGTTTTGAATGAGTTGCCCTCAAATTATGAAACTGACCTTTTTGCTGATATTGTTGATAATATTAATTCTTTAGCCAAAAATCAAAATGACATAAAAGCTGTTCGTATTATTGCCGACCATCTTCGTGCGGCTGTTTTTTTAATTAAAGATGGTGTTTTGCCGGGGAAAGAAGAGCGTGCCTATGTTCTTCGCCGTTTAATCCGTCGGGCTATAAGATATGGTAATTTGATAGAAATAGATAAAGGAGCGTTAATTATTTTAGCTAAATTCATTATTCAAAAATATCAAGATATTTATCCGGAAATAGGAATTGATAATGAAATGATTTTAACCGTTTTAGAAAACGAGGAAGAAAAATTTTCTCGTTCCTTAAAACAAGGGCTTAAAAAATTTAAAGAAATTGTTTCTTTGGTGAAAGAAAAAGGGGAATCGTCCCTTAAGTCCAAAGACGTCTTTCATCTTTATGACACTTATGGTTTTCCTTTTGAGCTTACCCAAGAAATGGCTAAAGAAGAAAATCTTTTTGTTTCTCGAGAAGATTACGAAAAAGAGTTTTCTCTTCATCAAGTAATTTCTCGCGCTGGGGCAGAAAAAAAATTTGGCGGTGTAGGCCATTGGGGGGAAGAAGTTGCTTCCCTTCATACAGCCACTCATTTACTTCAAGCGGCTTTGCGGATTGTTTTAGGGAATGATGTCCATCAAGCAGGTTCGGATATTACTCCCGAGAGGTTAAGATTTGATTTTAATTTTAATCGTAAATTAACTCCCCAAGAAATAAAAAAAATAGAGAATATTGTCCGAGAAAAAATTAAAGAAAATTTGCCAGTTAACTATGAAGAAATGCCTTATGAAGAAGCAATTAAAACAGGAGCATTAGCTTTTTTTAAAGAACGTTATCCTAAAATAGTAAAAGTATACACTATAGGAAAAGGAAAAAATATTTTTTCTAAGGAAATTTGCGCTGGTCCTCATGTTAAAAATACCGGAGAAATAGGCGATTTTCATATTATAAAACAAGAATCCATCGGCGCCAATCTCCTCCGTTTAAAGGGGACAGTCCCCTTTTCCCGACCTTCGCAAACCCGCATCAATAAAGGGTAA
- a CDS encoding AAA-like domain protein has translation MASDSQPHNDVVYFGETNYRNIHRRFGIKKDDRRRHIYLIGKTGTGKSTTLENMIYQDIHNGEGVAVVDPHGDLAEKILDFIPASRINDTIYFNPADTEYPIAFNILEQVDSTHRHLVASGLIGIFKKLWADSWGPRLEYVLRNAILALLEYPGSTLLGIMRILSDKEFRRKVTSRLTDPVVRAFWVDEFSKYPDRFQAEAIAPIQNKVGQFLSTSLIRNIVGQVKSKIDLRQVMDEGKILILNLSKGRIGEDASALLGAMIITKIQLAAMSRVDIPEKERRDFYLYVDEFQNFATEAFANILSEARKYRLSLILAHQYIEQLEEHVRSAIFGNVGTIVCFRVGASDAEFLTKEFLPQFNEEDLVNLDQFEMYVKLMIDGVTSEPFSARGLMPLSRIEGNRDKIIRFCRERYGAPRQIVEEKIARWSAKEEEKNQISFSQEARYETKCDKCGTQVFVPFIPDGVRPVLCKNCLREYRQTKKEESNRPSL, from the coding sequence ATGGCTTCAGATTCTCAACCTCACAATGATGTTGTTTATTTTGGTGAAACAAATTATCGGAATATTCACCGGCGTTTTGGTATTAAAAAAGATGATAGACGCAGGCATATTTATTTAATTGGAAAAACAGGCACAGGGAAAAGCACTACTTTAGAGAATATGATTTATCAGGATATTCATAACGGCGAAGGAGTGGCTGTAGTTGACCCCCATGGTGATTTAGCGGAAAAGATTCTTGATTTTATTCCCGCTTCTCGAATTAACGATACGATTTATTTTAATCCGGCTGATACTGAATATCCGATTGCTTTTAATATTTTAGAACAAGTTGATTCAACCCATCGTCATCTTGTAGCTTCGGGGCTTATTGGTATTTTTAAAAAACTTTGGGCTGATTCTTGGGGTCCTCGGCTTGAATATGTCTTGCGTAATGCCATATTAGCGCTTTTAGAATATCCAGGTAGTACTTTGTTGGGTATTATGAGAATACTTTCCGATAAAGAATTTCGCCGGAAGGTTACCTCTCGTTTAACTGACCCGGTAGTCCGCGCTTTTTGGGTAGATGAATTTTCAAAATATCCAGACAGATTCCAAGCCGAAGCTATTGCTCCTATTCAAAATAAAGTAGGCCAATTCTTATCAACTTCTCTTATAAGAAATATTGTTGGTCAAGTTAAATCTAAAATTGATTTGCGCCAAGTAATGGATGAGGGCAAAATTCTTATTTTGAATTTATCTAAAGGACGGATTGGCGAAGATGCTTCGGCTCTTTTAGGAGCAATGATAATTACTAAAATACAATTAGCAGCAATGAGTAGAGTTGATATCCCCGAGAAAGAAAGAAGAGATTTTTATCTCTATGTTGACGAGTTTCAAAATTTTGCCACAGAAGCATTTGCTAATATTTTATCTGAAGCGCGGAAATATCGTCTTAGTTTAATTTTAGCTCATCAATATATTGAACAATTAGAAGAACATGTCAGGTCGGCTATTTTTGGCAATGTGGGCACAATTGTTTGCTTTAGAGTGGGTGCTTCTGATGCGGAATTTTTAACTAAAGAATTTCTCCCTCAATTTAACGAAGAAGATTTAGTTAATTTAGATCAATTTGAAATGTATGTTAAATTAATGATTGATGGTGTTACTTCCGAGCCATTTTCTGCTCGGGGATTGATGCCCTTATCTCGAATAGAAGGGAATAGAGATAAAATTATTCGGTTTTGCCGAGAACGTTACGGAGCTCCACGGCAAATAGTAGAAGAGAAAATTGCCCGTTGGAGTGCTAAAGAAGAAGAGAAAAATCAAATATCATTTTCCCAAGAGGCTCGTTATGAAACTAAATGCGATAAATGCGGAACACAGGTTTTTGTTCCTTTTATTCCTGATGGAGTTAGGCCTGTTTTATGTAAAAATTGCTTAAGAGAATATCGTCAGACAAAAAAAGAGGAATCTAACCGTCCTTCTTTATGA
- the tagO_1 gene encoding putative undecaprenyl-phosphate N-acetylglucosaminyl 1-phosphate transferase: protein MTPLLFFILSFILSVGLTLLVRYLSLKFKILDFPLSHSRKIHQTPIPLGGGVAIFLTFVICLFISWQCGFWPSHHIELKHLVGMIFAGAILMFGGFLDDRFHLKPIYQIIWPILASLVVIMSGIGIEYINNPFGSGYIYFNQIKIEVFRFKGIPYYFTPLADIFTFIWLMILAYSTKLLDGLDGLVSGMGVIGSLIIAGLCFLTEFFQLDVGLLALIFSGSILGFLIFNFHPAKIFLGEGGSLLIGFYLGVLSIISGSKVATSFLILGLAVLDIVWVAWRRIAKEHKSPFLGDQEHLHFRLLKAGFSHRQAVIFLWLIAVLWGGLALSFRTKGKLLLIISLILFIFGLNWFIEHRRLDKKGNF from the coding sequence ATGACGCCTTTATTATTTTTTATTTTAAGTTTTATTCTTTCTGTTGGTTTGACTCTTTTGGTCCGCTATCTTTCTTTAAAGTTTAAAATTCTTGATTTCCCTCTTTCTCATAGCCGTAAAATTCATCAAACTCCCATTCCTTTGGGTGGAGGAGTGGCTATTTTTTTAACTTTTGTTATCTGTCTTTTTATTTCTTGGCAATGCGGTTTTTGGCCATCTCATCATATTGAGCTTAAACATTTAGTAGGGATGATTTTTGCCGGAGCGATTTTAATGTTTGGCGGATTTTTAGATGACCGTTTTCATCTTAAACCAATTTATCAAATTATTTGGCCTATACTTGCCTCTCTTGTTGTTATAATGAGCGGCATAGGCATTGAATACATTAATAATCCTTTTGGTTCGGGCTATATTTATTTTAATCAAATTAAAATAGAAGTTTTTCGTTTTAAAGGCATACCGTATTATTTTACTCCCTTGGCGGATATTTTTACTTTTATTTGGTTAATGATTTTAGCTTATTCTACAAAATTGCTGGACGGGTTAGATGGATTAGTAAGCGGAATGGGGGTAATTGGCTCTCTTATTATTGCTGGACTTTGTTTCTTAACCGAATTTTTCCAGTTAGATGTTGGTTTATTAGCTTTAATTTTTTCCGGGTCAATTCTCGGATTTCTTATTTTTAATTTTCATCCAGCTAAAATTTTTTTAGGAGAAGGAGGGAGCTTGCTTATTGGTTTTTATTTAGGAGTTTTATCTATTATCTCCGGGAGTAAAGTAGCCACGAGTTTTTTAATTTTAGGCTTAGCAGTTTTAGATATAGTTTGGGTAGCTTGGCGGCGCATAGCCAAAGAGCATAAATCTCCCTTTTTGGGAGACCAGGAGCATCTTCATTTTCGTTTGCTTAAAGCGGGCTTCAGCCATCGTCAGGCAGTGATTTTCCTTTGGCTTATAGCTGTTCTTTGGGGAGGGTTAGCCCTTTCATTCCGGACTAAAGGCAAGCTTCTTTTAATTATTTCTCTTATTCTTTTTATTTTTGGCCTTAATTGGTTTATTGAACATCGCCGTCTGGACAAAAAAGGCAATTTTTGA
- the yrrK gene encoding putative Holliday junction resolvase gives MENNFLGVDFGEKFVGLAIAKEPLFIAFPYKTLEYKNKKELINQLLEIIKENSISQIIIGWPVSLSNKSTKQTKKTQKFIQEFKKYIKIPILTTDERLTSRGLSKESHSSSAALILERGIKKCQI, from the coding sequence ATGGAAAATAATTTTTTAGGCGTTGATTTCGGGGAAAAATTCGTGGGTTTAGCCATAGCCAAAGAACCCCTTTTTATTGCTTTTCCGTATAAAACATTAGAATATAAGAACAAAAAAGAATTGATAAATCAACTTTTGGAAATTATTAAAGAAAATAGTATTAGCCAAATTATTATTGGCTGGCCGGTTAGTTTGTCTAATAAATCAACTAAGCAAACAAAAAAAACGCAAAAATTTATTCAAGAATTTAAAAAATATATTAAAATTCCTATACTTACCACTGACGAACGATTAACTAGTCGAGGTTTATCAAAAGAATCTCATTCTTCTTCGGCGGCTTTGATTTTAGAAAGGGGAATTAAGAAATGCCAAATTTAA